In Equus quagga isolate Etosha38 chromosome 14, UCLA_HA_Equagga_1.0, whole genome shotgun sequence, the genomic stretch aaatgtTTGTGGAGTGACTAGCTGTTAACTCTGGGCGTTACAAGCATTTTCTTGGTTGTTCTTTCCGCTGCCTCATATGAGACTGAGAGCTCACAAAAACCCACATTACAGACGAGGCAATGCTCAGAACAGCAAAGAtgcttgctcagggtcacacagggcAGGGTCTGACACCTGTCTGAATTCTTTACCCAGAGTCTTTAAGCATAATTAATCTATTTGGCTACATAACTACATAGGCTACAAAGAATCCTGTCTACCTCTGTTGGGGGCAGGGGTCTGTTCTGTGCCGTGGTCGGGTCTCCAGGCCTCAGGTCCTCTCCATAAAAGGAACAGAAGGGATTGGACCATCAGATGAGATCATGGGATGGGaaatttttccaagatttttatTAGTGGTAGTAGGAACAGCTATTACATCACAAGTGCCTACTAAGTTCTAAGGCAGTTTCTCAACTCCGTTAGAGGTTTTTAGAAAATACACTGATTCCGGGGCCCGGGGGTCCGCCCTTTCTAGACCTATGCCCCCGGGTTTGTATGCGCGGTGGAGACCCCTCCTCCCTAGCAAACCGCCTCGGAGAGAGAAAGGCGCCGGCGCCCGGGCCGCACCCCGAGGACAGGGCCGCGCCAGCGCCGGCCCAGGTCGCCGCGCTGGGACGCGGCCCTCTCGCCAGGTTCCGGGAGCGCGCGTGTGCACGGGGCCCCGCGGCGCGCAGCGCGGACCGGAGCGGCggtcccccacccccgccgcgTGTTGAAATTCAAACGACGCGAACTCGCTCCGTGCGGCGCGACGGCCGGCAGAGAGGTCGAGGCAGAGGCGAGCTGGAGGGGGCCGCGCTCCCAGCCCAGGAGAGTCCGACGTTCCCGGGGCGGGGTCGAACCCGCGCCGACGCGAGCGGCGGAGGCTTAAGAGAGCTCTGGTCCCCGCCTACCAATGGCTACGGAGCAGTGGTTCGTGGGACCGCTGCCCCCGGGCCCCGGGGAGACGCCGCCCCCTGACGACTTGGAATCTGGGGCACAGCCCTGCGGAGATGTCTCGTGGTCCACGCCCCCTGGCCGACCTGGGGACCCACCCGAGGCGGAGCCCCAGGACCAGGACGTCCAGGGGCAGCTGCCCGAGGCCTCTACTTCCATGCCCTACCCCGAGCCTCTGGCCCGGGGCCCCGGGCACCCACCTCCTCGCCTGCCCTTGGACACCATGTTCAGCCCCCTCACCGAACAGCTGCGCTACCTGCTCAAGAAGGCGGACGATTTCCAGAGCTACTTGCTCTACAGGTGATGCAGGCCGGGGTCCTAGGTCCCCACggacagggagacagaggagagggtgACAGGCTAGGCGGCACACCCCGGGGTTGCAAACTCAAAAGCATTAGGAGCTGCAGACAGCAAATGAAGCTAGCTGATTAAGAATCCAATTTGGAAGAGTGGTAAGGACTGTGTGGAATTTGGGGTCGGGGAGCACCTGTGGTTATGTGGGCTCCCGGGGTTGCCACATCCCTAGGACTTTCCTCCCAGTCTTGAATTGCTTGGCTGAGGTTTTGAACCCTGGGTGAGCTAAACGAAAGCTGTCTGAGCCAGACTTGGCCCGTGGGCCACCAGTTTGAGATCCTAATGGATAATGTGATTCCCAGGCCAGGCAAGGGGAGAGACTGAGTCCCACGTTCCAGTGTCCATTGGGAGGGATCCCCTGGGGGGCTGTGGAAACCCGAGATGCCTGGGCTCCACCCTGCGTGGAGGTCTGAGTCAAAGTCCATCGTGGGACACAGGTGGCAGCATTTTAACGTGTCCCAAATGACAGTGGTGCAGGTGGTCTAGAAGATGCTCTGACAAAGTCCTGGCACGAAGGGGTCTTGTAATGCGGGGGGACCCCAGCAAAGGCCCCGTTCTCCCTTCAGCAGAGACCGGGTGCAGAAGGACCAGCTGGCGAAGGCCATGCCCACCTTCCTGCACATATGTGAGCCCTACTTCCTGTACCTAGAGGCGGCCGCACGCAGCGTGCCCCCCATCTATGGAGCCCTGCAGGAGCTGCTCCGCAAGGGGGTGCGTGCAGCCGATTTCCTAGACCCCAGGCCCCCATCTCCATCCCTCGGACCTGGCgcctggctgggggtggggacggggTGCTCCTGGCAGGCCAACTCGTCTCATTATGTGCCTCTTTGCAGCTGTTGGAGATCTCCCAACAGCTGACCCTTCGCCTGGAACAGGTGGTCCTCATGTACGCTTCCTTTGGGTTCGTGGGCCTGGAGGAGACTGACCCCCTGAGGTAAAAGGGAGGAGACTGGGCTGGGAGCCGGAGTCCGGGTCCACCCTCATCACCCCTCTCCCATCTCCCGCCAGCATCTCTTGTTTCTTCTGCGGGAGGTTTGCCATCAGCCCTTCCCACGAGGTGTCCATCTTCAGATACTGTGCCCCAGCCGCCTACACTGCCAGCCGCTTCCCCAGATACCTGTATAAGAAGATGCGCTGGAACCTGGAAACCACCCCTGAGCCCAGCGTCCAGGGGCAAGACTCCTACGTGGATTAGTGAGTCCCCTTACCGGAATCTAAGTCCTCCCCTCTCTATGCAGAATGTCAGTATGGGCCTCtgaaccaccaccaccagcaaaGCATGGAACGGCAAGCAGGAAACCAAGGACCTTTGAAAGGCcatcctcatctttaaaaaaaaattcatccttCCATCAAAATAAAAGTCCTCATCTTAAAAGTAGGCTGGCAGTTAGAGAAAGTCCTCGGTGTTGGGTCACATCCCTACCTGAGACCCTGAGGGCAACTTCTGATGAGTTTCCAGCTCCCCTCCAAAATTAAAGCCCTTGGAAACTGTTCGCTCTTCATCGctgtccctccccctcccagctaCTTCCTGTGCTATCGGGACACCTGGGAAGACACAGGCTCAAGTCCGGCCAATTCGTGCCCCCAGATCCAGAAGCTGTGGTCCATTGGCCGATGGGTGCCGCTCGAGCCCGCCGAGGATGACCTGTATTCATGGTAGGAGCTAGGGCCGGGGC encodes the following:
- the C14H19orf67 gene encoding UPF0575 protein C19orf67 homolog isoform X1, translated to MATEQWFVGPLPPGPGETPPPDDLESGAQPCGDVSWSTPPGRPGDPPEAEPQDQDVQGQLPEASTSMPYPEPLARGPGHPPPRLPLDTMFSPLTEQLRYLLKKADDFQSYLLYSRDRVQKDQLAKAMPTFLHICEPYFLYLEAAARSVPPIYGALQELLRKGLLEISQQLTLRLEQVVLMYASFGFVGLEETDPLSISCFFCGRFAISPSHEVSIFRYCAPAAYTASRFPRYLYKKMRWNLETTPEPSVQGQDSYVDYYFLCYRDTWEDTGSSPANSCPQIQKLWSIGRWVPLEPAEDDLYSWILCPQPLGDYQQLLTIGFEEPSHTLATDLLVQMLTGQAGPARPPRAAGPAAWAAQGP
- the C14H19orf67 gene encoding UPF0575 protein C19orf67 homolog isoform X2 yields the protein MATEQWFVGPLPPGPGETPPPDDLESGAQPCGDVSWSTPPGRPGDPPEAEPQDQDVQGQLPEASTSMPYPEPLARGPGHPPPRLPLDTMFSPLTEQLRYLLKKADDFQSYLLYRDRVQKDQLAKAMPTFLHICEPYFLYLEAAARSVPPIYGALQELLRKGLLEISQQLTLRLEQVVLMYASFGFVGLEETDPLSISCFFCGRFAISPSHEVSIFRYCAPAAYTASRFPRYLYKKMRWNLETTPEPSVQGQDSYVDYYFLCYRDTWEDTGSSPANSCPQIQKLWSIGRWVPLEPAEDDLYSWILCPQPLGDYQQLLTIGFEEPSHTLATDLLVQMLTGQAGPARPPRAAGPAAWAAQGP